DNA from Gemmatimonadota bacterium:
GCACATTGAGGGAAACGCGGCGGACGGTCACTTCAGAGGCAAGATCGTCGTCGCTGAGCTGCGAGAGCGTGTCTAAGAGCACGCCCCATCCTCGGTCCCACTTCACTGCGATTTCCGACGGTGAAGCCTCACGGCGGTCAAATTCCGACTCCCGATTGCGCCACGGCTTTTCGCCGTCCGTGGTCA
Protein-coding regions in this window:
- a CDS encoding DUF1572 domain-containing protein produces the protein TTDGEKPWRNRESEFDRREASPSEIAVKWDRGWGVLLDTLSQLSDDDLASEVTVRRVSLNVHEALLRSLAHAAYHVGQIVYLAKSFRGQDWEYLSIAPGQSEAYNANPVLEKASAYTSASVGSP